Proteins encoded by one window of Polaribacter haliotis:
- a CDS encoding DUF4136 domain-containing protein, translating to MKSIKYFFLLLLMSCGTSKVVYDYDDKTDFSQFKTFHFFEDVGSGFNEFDVKRTTAILENELSKSGFVKVENPDFFVNITAKVTEAQNRNTIGIGIGSGGRNGGFGISGGIPIGGKKLNEELIIEFVNAKTNELFWEGSLISTIKEKRKPAERELYLTDVIQKILAKYPPKRK from the coding sequence ATGAAGTCTATAAAATATTTCTTTTTGTTATTGTTGATGAGTTGTGGAACATCGAAGGTTGTCTACGATTATGATGATAAAACAGATTTTTCTCAATTTAAAACTTTTCATTTTTTTGAAGATGTTGGAAGTGGTTTTAATGAATTCGATGTAAAAAGAACGACTGCAATTTTAGAAAACGAATTATCGAAATCTGGTTTTGTGAAAGTGGAGAACCCAGACTTTTTCGTCAATATAACAGCAAAAGTAACTGAAGCACAAAACAGAAATACGATAGGTATTGGTATTGGAAGTGGAGGTAGAAATGGCGGATTCGGTATTTCTGGAGGCATTCCTATTGGAGGAAAAAAACTAAATGAAGAGCTTATTATTGAATTTGTAAATGCAAAAACAAACGAACTTTTTTGGGAAGGTTCTTTAATTTCAACAATTAAAGAAAAAAGAAAACCAGCAGAAAGAGAGTTGTATTTAACAGATGTAATTCAGAAAATTTTGGCAAAATATCCACCAAAAAGAAAATAA